A portion of the Musa acuminata AAA Group cultivar baxijiao chromosome BXJ1-1, Cavendish_Baxijiao_AAA, whole genome shotgun sequence genome contains these proteins:
- the LOC135587669 gene encoding cell division cycle 20.2, cofactor of APC complex-like gives MSSSRSRRVEYDRFIPFRSAMDMDYARFALTGPSRPQRDGSRESPSSVAYQKLLDECILKNRSRILAFKTAPEASASKLPEFDEPIRPQKKQQRRIPKEPERVLVINGLLDDNVLNLLDWGSNNVLAIGLEDAVYLWDAANESTKLLQPVEDRGPITCIRWSPDCAVLAVAFGNSDLSLIDLATGHVVDGMEDENQAPVLSLAWRSNSILTVGRFDGTVVDYDFRKDDMFICFYNGHRRGVCSLKWSVLSGRYLASGGQDKLVHIWDACMPVSRDHPRQRQWLHRISSHTSIVKAVDWCPTRSNLLASGGGCNDHCVKFWNTVNGACLNSIDAGSEVCALLWDKNKSELLTSHGSPNNQLTLWNYPSMTRVAEVSGHSSRVLSLAGSPLGGVVASAAADETVKFWNIFETPKITKPELPFAQFNVIIR, from the coding sequence ATGTCTTCTTCGCGTTCTAGGCGTGTGGAGTACGACCGCTTCATCCCGTTCCGGTCGGCGATGGACATGGACTACGCACGCTTTGCCCTAACCGGGCCTTCGAGACCGCAGCGTGATGGTTCGAGGGAATCCCCATCGAGCGTGGCGTACCAAAAGCTTCTTGACGAGTGCATTTTGAAGAACAGGTCTCGTATCCTCGCTTTCAAGACTGCACCTGAAGCGTCGGCCAGCAAGCTGCCCGAGTTTGACGAGCCCATTCGGCCGCAGAAGAAGCAGCAGAGGCGAATCCCTAAAGAACCAGAGAGGGTTTTGGTAATCAACGGCTtgttggatgataatgttttgaatctcctcgactggggaagcaataatgtgttggcGATTGGCCTTGAGGACGCAGTGTATCTCTGGGACGCTGCAAACGAGTCGACTAAGCTTCTACAACCCGTAGAAGACAGAGGACCTATCACTTGCATCCGCTGGTCGCCAGACTGTGCAGTTCTTGCTGTCGCATTTGGAAATTCAGATTTATCCCTGATTGATCTAGCAACAGGACATGTCGTGGATGGGATGGAAGATGAGAACCAGGCCCCTGTGTTGTCACTTGCGTGGAGAAGTAATTCAATCTTGACAGTCGGAAGATTTGATGGCACTGTTGTTGATTATGACTTTAGAAAGGATGACATGTTCATCTGTTTCTATAATGGGCATCGGCGTGGagtttgtagtcttaaatggtccGTGTTGTCAGGGCGGTATTTGGCGAGTGGAGGGCAGGACAAACTAGTGCACATATGGGATGCCTGCATGCCTGTCTCACGTGACCATCCACGTCAACGTCAATGGCTTCACAGGATCAGCAGCCACACTTCCATTGTGAAGGCCGTTGACTGGTGCCCAACTCGGAGCAACCtgctggcttctggtggaggTTGCAATGATCATTGCGTTAAGTTTTGGAACACCGTTAACGGTGCTTGCTTGAACTCGATTGATGCTGGCTCTGAAGTTTGTGCATTGCTATGGGACAAAAACAAATCTGAATTGCTGACCTCCCATGGTTCGCCGAACAATCAACTCACCTTGTGGAATTACCCATCCATGACGAGAGTGGCTGAGGTTTCCGGTCATTCATCCCGGGTTCTTTCCTTGGCTGGGAGTCCACTGGGaggtgtagtagcttctgcagCAGCAGATGAGACAGTCAAGTTTTGGAATATCTTTGAGACTCCCAAAATAACAAAACCTGAACTGCCCTTTGCCCAATTTAATGTCATCATAAGATGA